A section of the Candidatus Rokuibacteriota bacterium genome encodes:
- a CDS encoding GYD domain-containing protein, whose protein sequence is MAHYVMLSTLSESGRKVLRERPGWIRKVNRELESKGAKVRAQYAVLGPYDFVTILEAPDNETVSSISIEMGARGSVQIMTLPAIPLDAFIGRLESHGRSRVQRRRTR, encoded by the coding sequence GTGGCACACTACGTGATGCTGAGCACGCTGAGCGAGTCCGGGCGGAAGGTCCTGCGCGAGCGGCCGGGGTGGATCCGCAAGGTGAACCGGGAGCTCGAGTCGAAGGGCGCCAAGGTCCGCGCCCAGTACGCGGTGCTCGGTCCGTACGACTTCGTGACGATCCTCGAGGCCCCCGACAACGAGACCGTCTCCTCCATCTCCATCGAGATGGGGGCGCGCGGCTCGGTGCAGATCATGACCCTGCCCGCGATCCCGCTCGACGCCTTCATCGGCCGGCTCGAGAGCCACGGGCGGTCCCGGGTGCAACGCCGGAGGACCCGCTAG
- a CDS encoding 4Fe-4S dicluster domain-containing protein: protein MRVLALVPDRCTGCLRCELACSYMQTGTFQPSKSVIRVSPFEGYTSYAPYTCPQCAEGWCMTACPVGAIRINAAGAKAVLDDRCVGCKLCTIACPYGTVFYDADTSKASKCNLCDGAPACAEACPTQAIVYQEAETADWLGDFAAERTVRLLAQGVA, encoded by the coding sequence ATGAGAGTCCTCGCGCTCGTCCCCGACAGGTGTACCGGCTGTCTCCGGTGCGAGTTGGCCTGCTCGTACATGCAGACCGGCACGTTCCAGCCTTCGAAGTCCGTGATCCGCGTTTCGCCCTTCGAGGGCTACACCTCTTATGCCCCCTACACGTGCCCCCAGTGCGCCGAGGGCTGGTGCATGACGGCCTGCCCGGTGGGTGCCATCCGGATCAACGCGGCCGGCGCGAAGGCGGTCCTCGACGACCGCTGCGTGGGCTGCAAGCTCTGCACCATCGCCTGCCCGTACGGCACCGTGTTCTACGACGCCGACACCAGCAAGGCCTCGAAGTGCAACCTCTGCGATGGGGCGCCCGCCTGCGCCGAGGCCTGCCCCACCCAGGCCATCGTCTACCAGGAGGCGGAGACCGCCGACTGGCTGGGCGACTTCGCCGCCGAGCGGACCGTGCGCCTGCTGGCCCAGGGGGTGGCGTGA
- a CDS encoding NAD(P)/FAD-dependent oxidoreductase: MPTRHLIIGGGTAGLNAIRTIREEEGAGASEITLVSAERPYSRMVLPYYLGQRIAESRVFTATPAALAAWKVKTLIGRRAAGLDPAANTVTLDDGTRVEYDDCLIATGSRAARPPIPGADGPGVHSFWTLEEARAVIAAVRPGSRVAVVGAGFISFTILNALLSRGARLTIVEVAPRILPRMVDDACAAIVAQWLERRGVAIRAGVTLTRVEERRGTRTLHVKRGGPLRADAVIMATGIRTNLEWLRDSGVDMADGGQGGILVDDHLRSSIRNVYAAGDVARGRNLITGQAEVHAIEPTAQEHGRVAGANMAGRSVAYPGSLLMNIVEVCGLDVASFGLWDDAAAEVCKAVRPGRAQYRKLLFHDGRLTGAMICGPAQDIWTTNDVGILKGLVQSGVDLSAWKAHLERNPFDVKPAFMATRTPGRLLPQTVLGRPSSSPDLPQSVAAAR, from the coding sequence ATGCCGACCCGTCATCTGATCATCGGCGGCGGCACCGCCGGGCTCAACGCCATCCGGACCATCCGGGAAGAAGAGGGGGCCGGCGCCTCGGAGATCACGCTGGTCTCCGCCGAGCGGCCGTACTCACGCATGGTCCTGCCGTACTACCTCGGGCAGCGCATCGCCGAGTCCCGCGTCTTCACCGCGACGCCGGCCGCGCTGGCAGCCTGGAAGGTCAAGACCCTCATCGGGCGGCGCGCGGCAGGGCTGGACCCCGCGGCCAACACGGTCACGCTCGACGACGGGACGCGGGTCGAGTACGACGACTGCCTGATCGCCACGGGGTCGCGCGCGGCGCGGCCCCCGATCCCTGGCGCCGACGGCCCCGGCGTCCACTCCTTCTGGACGCTGGAGGAGGCGCGCGCGGTCATCGCCGCGGTCAGGCCCGGCAGCCGCGTGGCCGTGGTGGGGGCCGGCTTCATCTCCTTCACCATCCTCAACGCCCTCCTCTCCCGCGGCGCCCGGCTCACCATCGTGGAGGTCGCCCCGCGCATCCTCCCGCGAATGGTGGACGACGCCTGCGCCGCGATCGTCGCGCAGTGGCTCGAGCGGCGCGGCGTCGCCATCCGCGCGGGGGTCACGCTCACGCGCGTCGAGGAGCGCCGCGGCACGCGCACGCTTCACGTCAAGCGCGGGGGGCCGCTCCGGGCCGACGCCGTGATCATGGCGACGGGCATCCGGACCAACCTCGAGTGGCTCCGGGACTCGGGCGTCGACATGGCAGACGGCGGGCAGGGCGGGATCCTGGTGGACGATCACCTCCGCTCGAGCATCCGTAACGTGTACGCGGCGGGGGACGTGGCGCGCGGCCGGAACCTGATCACGGGCCAGGCCGAGGTCCACGCCATCGAGCCCACGGCCCAGGAGCACGGGCGCGTGGCGGGCGCCAACATGGCGGGGCGGAGCGTCGCCTACCCCGGCAGCCTCCTCATGAACATCGTGGAGGTCTGCGGCCTCGACGTGGCCTCCTTCGGCCTCTGGGACGACGCGGCGGCGGAGGTCTGCAAGGCCGTCAGGCCCGGGCGCGCGCAGTACCGCAAGCTCCTCTTCCACGACGGCCGGCTCACCGGGGCCATGATCTGTGGCCCGGCGCAGGACATCTGGACGACCAACGACGTGGGCATCCTCAAGGGGCTGGTCCAGTCCGGCGTGGATCTCTCGGCCTGGAAGGCGCATCTCGAACGGAATCCCTTCGACGTCAAGCCGGCCTTCATGGCCACGCGCACGCCGGGGCGTCTCCTGCCGCAGACCGTGCTCGGCCGGCCGTCCAGCTCACCCGACCTCCCCCAGTCCGTGGCGGCCGCCCGATGA
- a CDS encoding MaoC family dehydratase, with amino-acid sequence MSGNLPEYLVTARNTAAQSENAIHDDAVAQRYGFRGGLVPGVTVYAYLTRPLVEAWGRRWLEKGTASVRFSRPVLEGEEVHVRGHVTEQGPSGVTAALTVETEAGGECATATATLPAAPPDPPAADAWAVAALPAERPPATREHLAATGVLGTPVTHYDEAAAAEYLGKVSDALPVYRGPEGLVHPAYYLDQANRALDRNVRMGPWIHVGSVVRHLSLARVGERLETRGRVRGLFEKKEREFVEVDLLIVAGEAARPVAQVLHTAIYRLPAPPPG; translated from the coding sequence GTGTCAGGCAATCTCCCCGAGTACCTTGTCACCGCGCGGAACACGGCTGCCCAGAGCGAGAACGCCATCCACGACGACGCGGTGGCCCAGCGTTACGGCTTCCGCGGCGGGCTCGTGCCCGGCGTCACCGTCTACGCCTATCTGACCCGCCCGCTGGTGGAGGCGTGGGGGCGCCGGTGGCTGGAGAAGGGGACGGCCAGCGTGAGGTTCTCGCGGCCCGTGCTCGAGGGCGAGGAGGTCCATGTCCGGGGCCACGTCACGGAGCAGGGTCCCTCGGGGGTGACGGCCGCCTTGACGGTCGAGACCGAGGCGGGCGGGGAATGCGCCACTGCCACGGCAACCCTGCCCGCAGCCCCGCCAGACCCGCCGGCAGCGGATGCCTGGGCGGTGGCGGCGCTGCCTGCCGAGCGCCCGCCGGCCACCCGCGAGCATCTGGCGGCGACCGGCGTGCTCGGCACGCCCGTGACTCATTACGATGAGGCCGCGGCGGCCGAGTACCTCGGCAAGGTCAGCGATGCGCTGCCGGTCTACCGCGGCCCCGAGGGCCTCGTCCACCCCGCCTACTACCTCGACCAGGCCAATCGGGCCCTCGACCGGAATGTCCGGATGGGGCCATGGATCCACGTCGGCAGCGTGGTCCGGCACCTGAGCCTGGCCCGGGTGGGCGAGCGGCTCGAGACGCGAGGCCGGGTGCGAGGGCTCTTCGAGAAGAAGGAGCGTGAGTTCGTCGAGGTGGACCTGCTCATCGTGGCGGGCGAGGCGGCGCGCCCCGTGGCGCAGGTGCTCCACACCGCGATCTACCGCCTCCCCGCTCCCCCTCCGGGCTAG
- a CDS encoding aldo/keto reductase, translated as MCKAGGEDTTEPRPSTLELGINYIDNSPSYGPFEGRLGSALAALGGLPPGVHLCTKTGMHPERSGDYSAAATRWTVENSLRTLGLDSIDLVQVHGVYSIDMDTVLAPGGTVDELERLRGEGKLRAIGLAVYGRDFHRRAIASGRFDFILTHDDYSLVRQTDAPLLEEAAAADVGVLLGRVLLLGLLAGDDPLANAQLATHPDAPAAHEWWRWAREREVPLQAVAIQFALRHPGVSSASVGARSVREVEENVAAATFPIPDEIWAEVEERVRQQGS; from the coding sequence CTGTGCAAAGCGGGAGGAGAGGATACGACAGAACCCCGTCCATCGACCCTCGAGCTGGGCATCAACTACATCGACAATTCGCCGTCGTACGGCCCGTTCGAAGGGCGCCTGGGGAGCGCGCTGGCCGCGCTCGGCGGCCTCCCGCCTGGGGTCCATCTTTGCACCAAGACAGGTATGCATCCGGAGCGCTCCGGGGACTACTCGGCAGCCGCGACGCGCTGGACGGTGGAGAACAGCCTGCGGACCCTCGGGCTCGACTCCATCGACCTGGTGCAGGTCCACGGCGTGTACAGCATCGACATGGACACCGTCCTCGCTCCCGGCGGAACCGTGGACGAGCTGGAGCGGCTGCGGGGCGAAGGCAAGCTGCGCGCAATCGGTCTGGCCGTCTACGGTCGTGACTTTCACCGGCGTGCGATCGCGAGCGGACGTTTCGACTTCATCCTCACCCACGACGACTATTCACTGGTGCGCCAGACCGATGCGCCGTTGCTTGAGGAGGCTGCCGCAGCAGACGTTGGCGTGCTCCTGGGTCGGGTGCTGCTGCTTGGGCTGCTCGCCGGGGATGATCCGCTCGCCAATGCGCAGCTCGCCACCCATCCTGACGCGCCGGCGGCCCACGAGTGGTGGCGTTGGGCGCGGGAGCGCGAGGTGCCGCTGCAAGCCGTGGCGATCCAGTTCGCGTTGCGCCATCCGGGTGTGAGCAGCGCCAGCGTCGGCGCTCGCTCGGTGCGCGAGGTGGAGGAGAACGTCGCGGCGGCCACCTTCCCGATCCCAGACGAGATCTGGGCTGAGGTCGAGGAGCGGGTTCGGCAGCAGGGGAGCTAG
- a CDS encoding tetratricopeptide repeat protein, which translates to MPELPSGTVTFLFTDVEGSTRLLERHPQAYRAALGRHHTVLREAVERNGGTIFETVGDAIYAAFSSATDAVAAALRAQQDLHGEPGGDLGRLKVRMGLHTGAVELQGDHYFGAALYRCARLTNAGHGGQVVLSSVTAELVRETLPDGAGLSDLGEHRLKDLQRAERIFQLLSPGLPADFPPLRTLSGVRNNLPVQPTAFVGREREVEAACALLRRPDTRLLTLTGPGGVGKTRLGLQVAAEALHEFRDGAFCVPLAPVIAPDLMVPTIAKILGVQESENRPMLDSLKEYLHDSELLLVLDNFEHLVPAAAQVADLLSTSQRVKALVTSREGLHLRGEQQFPVPPLALPDRKRVESVPRLTSYEAVRLFVERAQAVKVDFAVSEQNAAAVAEICHRLDGLPLAIELAAARVNVFSPQAMLARLERRLAVLTGGPRDLPARQQTLRQAIAWSYELLTLAEQALYRRLAVFVGGCTLESAEAVIGVEEAGAGLDVIDGIASLVDKSLLRRDEGGDAEPRFRMLGTIREYALERLIEAGESDRFHRRHADGCLTLAEQAEPGLIGPLQAAWLDRLEEDHDNLRAALSWLARHGPVDHGLRLGAALRRFWRARSYITEGRERMSALLSLPGAQGRTASRAKALHAAGWLAREQGDYGAARGLFEESLDIYRGLDDARGIGWALVNLGFLTRYQGDYVAARSLLEKSLDLLRRVGDTEGMAASLGNLGLIARDQGDPNGAEARLEESLALWRDLGDRVGFGWALTALGMVARAQGRLDAARAHLEESLAVWRELGDRQNIANVLATTAGLARDQGEYDVARARLTEGLEILREVGDRRGMAFVLEGFAALAAAEAQPARAICLASAAATLRRIIGATAPPAWRSDLERSLEAASTGLSREAVEDAGARGRRMTLPEAVALALGVPLRTDSNRTGT; encoded by the coding sequence GTGCCCGAACTGCCGTCCGGCACCGTCACCTTCCTCTTCACGGACGTCGAGGGGTCGACCCGGCTCCTGGAACGGCATCCGCAGGCCTACCGCGCCGCCCTCGGCCGCCACCACACCGTCTTGCGAGAGGCCGTCGAGAGGAACGGTGGCACGATCTTCGAGACGGTGGGTGACGCCATCTATGCCGCGTTTTCGTCTGCCACGGACGCCGTCGCGGCCGCGCTGCGTGCTCAGCAGGACCTTCACGGCGAGCCAGGGGGTGACCTCGGCCGGCTCAAGGTGCGGATGGGCTTGCACACGGGCGCGGTCGAGCTCCAGGGTGACCATTACTTCGGAGCCGCGCTCTACCGTTGCGCGCGGCTGACGAACGCCGGCCACGGGGGACAGGTCGTGCTCTCGTCGGTGACGGCGGAATTGGTGCGGGAGACGCTACCGGATGGCGCAGGTCTCAGCGACCTCGGCGAGCACCGGCTCAAGGACTTGCAGCGGGCGGAGCGGATCTTCCAGCTGCTGTCCCCCGGCCTCCCGGCCGACTTTCCCCCATTGCGCACGCTCAGCGGCGTTCGGAACAACCTCCCGGTGCAGCCCACGGCGTTCGTCGGTCGCGAGCGAGAGGTTGAAGCAGCATGCGCGCTCCTCCGCCGTCCCGACACGCGCCTGCTCACACTCACGGGCCCCGGGGGCGTCGGGAAGACGCGGCTCGGGCTCCAGGTCGCCGCCGAGGCGCTCCACGAGTTTCGGGACGGTGCCTTCTGCGTGCCGCTCGCTCCGGTCATCGCCCCTGATCTGATGGTCCCGACCATCGCCAAGATTCTGGGGGTCCAGGAGAGCGAGAACCGGCCGATGCTGGACAGCCTGAAGGAGTACCTCCACGACAGTGAGCTGCTGCTCGTGCTCGACAATTTCGAACACCTCGTGCCCGCGGCGGCCCAGGTGGCGGATCTCCTGTCCACGTCCCAGCGGGTGAAGGCGCTCGTCACCAGCCGCGAAGGATTGCATCTGCGCGGCGAGCAGCAGTTCCCCGTGCCTCCTCTGGCCTTGCCGGATCGCAAGCGCGTGGAGTCGGTCCCGCGGTTGACGAGCTACGAGGCGGTCCGATTGTTCGTCGAGCGCGCCCAGGCGGTGAAGGTCGACTTCGCCGTCTCCGAGCAGAACGCGGCCGCCGTCGCGGAGATCTGCCACCGCCTCGATGGCCTGCCGCTCGCCATCGAGCTGGCCGCCGCTCGCGTCAATGTCTTCTCGCCTCAGGCGATGCTCGCGCGCCTCGAGCGCCGGCTGGCGGTCCTCACAGGAGGCCCACGGGACCTGCCGGCCCGGCAGCAGACCCTGCGCCAGGCGATCGCCTGGAGCTACGAGCTGCTGACCCTGGCGGAGCAGGCGCTGTACCGGCGGCTCGCAGTCTTCGTCGGGGGGTGCACGCTGGAGTCGGCGGAGGCCGTGATCGGGGTCGAAGAGGCAGGCGCGGGTCTCGATGTCATCGACGGCATCGCGTCCCTGGTCGACAAGAGCCTCCTGCGACGTGACGAGGGGGGAGACGCCGAGCCGCGGTTCAGGATGCTCGGGACGATCCGGGAGTATGCGCTCGAGCGGCTGATCGAAGCGGGGGAGTCGGACCGGTTTCACCGTCGCCACGCCGACGGCTGCCTCACCCTGGCCGAACAGGCGGAGCCCGGCCTGATCGGGCCCCTCCAGGCCGCATGGCTGGATCGCCTGGAGGAGGACCACGACAACCTGCGAGCCGCGCTCTCGTGGCTCGCACGGCACGGGCCGGTTGACCACGGGCTACGCCTGGGCGCAGCGCTGAGGCGATTCTGGCGCGCGCGCAGCTACATCACGGAGGGCCGCGAGCGGATGTCGGCGCTGCTCTCGTTACCGGGCGCGCAAGGACGTACGGCGTCGCGCGCGAAGGCCCTGCACGCGGCGGGATGGCTGGCCCGCGAGCAGGGTGACTACGGCGCCGCGCGGGGGCTGTTCGAGGAAAGCCTGGACATCTACCGCGGGCTGGACGACGCCCGCGGCATCGGCTGGGCGCTCGTGAATCTGGGATTCCTCACCCGGTATCAGGGGGACTACGTCGCCGCCCGCTCTTTGCTGGAGAAGAGCCTGGACCTGCTGAGGCGCGTGGGGGACACGGAAGGCATGGCAGCCTCGCTCGGCAACCTGGGGCTCATCGCCCGCGACCAGGGCGACCCCAACGGGGCCGAGGCGCGCCTGGAGGAGAGTCTAGCCCTCTGGCGGGATCTGGGCGACCGGGTGGGGTTCGGCTGGGCGCTCACCGCCTTGGGCATGGTGGCGAGGGCCCAGGGCCGGCTCGATGCGGCGCGCGCCCATCTCGAGGAAAGCCTGGCCGTGTGGCGCGAGCTCGGAGACCGGCAGAATATCGCCAACGTGCTGGCCACGACGGCCGGGTTGGCCCGCGACCAGGGCGAGTACGACGTGGCACGGGCGCGCCTGACGGAGGGCCTGGAGATCTTGAGGGAGGTCGGGGACCGGCGGGGCATGGCGTTCGTCCTGGAGGGCTTCGCGGCTCTGGCCGCGGCCGAGGCTCAGCCGGCTCGCGCGATCTGCCTGGCCTCTGCCGCCGCGACGCTGCGCCGGATCATCGGCGCCACCGCCCCACCGGCCTGGCGGTCCGATCTCGAACGCAGCCTGGAAGCCGCCAGCACCGGATTGAGCCGCGAAGCGGTGGAGGACGCCGGTGCGCGGGGACGTAGGATGACTCTGCCCGAGGCGGTCGCACTCGCCCTCGGAGTGCCGTTACGGACCGACTCGAACCGGACGGGCACATGA
- a CDS encoding aldo/keto reductase: MTGLLAGPDPVTSERLAAHPEALGAREWWLWTRQRGVPLQAVALQFPMRHPGVGTVVIGANNPLEVEESVAAATFPVPAEIWTEVEERMRRRA; encoded by the coding sequence ATGACCGGGCTGCTCGCCGGTCCCGATCCGGTGACGAGCGAGCGTCTGGCCGCCCATCCTGAGGCGCTGGGGGCGCGGGAGTGGTGGCTCTGGACGCGCCAGCGCGGGGTGCCGCTGCAGGCGGTCGCCCTCCAGTTTCCCATGCGCCACCCCGGGGTGGGGACGGTCGTGATCGGCGCGAACAACCCTCTGGAAGTCGAGGAGAGCGTCGCCGCCGCCACGTTCCCCGTGCCGGCTGAGATCTGGACCGAGGTCGAGGAGCGGATGCGCCGCCGCGCCTGA
- a CDS encoding 2-hydroxy-3-oxopropionate reductase, with the protein MAQLIGLIGVGIMGRPMAKNLLKAGYPLVVHDRNQGPVQELVGAGARAAASPREVAGQVEILITMLPNSPDVELVALGKGGIIEGARPGLLYLEMSTISPLASQKVGAALAPKGVRMLDAPVSGGEKGAIEAALSIMVGGDKADFEAALPVFQVLGKTITLLGPLGAGGFTKLANQIIVALNLTALGEALTLARKAGLDRELTLKALGGGLAGSRCLDQKAPNYLSGTYKPGFKVDLHFKDLGLIMEASRALGVPLPCTAVVQELFNALRVKGRGDLDHSGVITLLEELAGFPGQA; encoded by the coding sequence ATGGCGCAACTCATTGGATTGATTGGCGTGGGTATCATGGGCCGGCCCATGGCGAAGAACCTTCTCAAGGCCGGCTACCCGCTGGTCGTCCACGACCGGAACCAGGGCCCGGTGCAGGAACTGGTGGGGGCGGGGGCAAGGGCGGCGGCCTCCCCCCGGGAAGTCGCCGGCCAGGTGGAGATCCTCATCACGATGCTCCCCAACTCGCCGGATGTGGAGCTGGTGGCGCTCGGCAAGGGCGGCATCATCGAGGGCGCTCGCCCGGGGCTCCTGTACCTCGAGATGTCAACCATCTCGCCGCTTGCCTCGCAGAAGGTGGGCGCCGCGCTCGCCCCGAAGGGGGTGCGCATGCTCGACGCCCCGGTCTCGGGCGGCGAGAAGGGGGCCATCGAGGCAGCACTGTCCATCATGGTGGGAGGAGACAAGGCGGACTTCGAGGCCGCCCTGCCCGTGTTCCAGGTCCTGGGCAAGACCATCACGCTTCTCGGCCCGCTGGGCGCCGGCGGCTTCACGAAGCTCGCCAACCAGATCATCGTCGCCCTGAACCTGACAGCGCTCGGCGAGGCGCTCACGCTCGCGCGGAAGGCAGGGCTCGACCGGGAGCTGACGCTCAAGGCACTGGGGGGCGGGCTCGCCGGGTCCCGGTGCCTCGATCAGAAGGCCCCCAACTACCTGTCGGGGACCTACAAGCCCGGCTTCAAGGTCGACCTGCACTTCAAGGACCTGGGGCTGATCATGGAGGCCTCCCGCGCCCTCGGCGTGCCGCTGCCCTGCACGGCCGTGGTGCAGGAGCTGTTCAATGCCCTGCGTGTCAAGGGGCGCGGTGACCTGGACCACTCGGGGGTGATCACGCTGCTCGAGGAGCTGGCGGGGTTCCCGGGCCAGGCATGA
- a CDS encoding GNAT family N-acetyltransferase has translation MDRPGLDTQGRSPLIKIRRVRKGDLSKVRDVVEQAFLDFYERQMGTRPRQVFGGAQYVHHRWLMEPWGCFVAEEGDGKIVGAAVAVMWGTLGLVGPIAVLPNYQNQDIGQQLLTACQGFFDENKAVMQGLATYPYSPRHLVPYQKFGYRPRGLVVITAKPLDRPEIVQATRATRPALSVRRYSTLEEARKKAAIVKLHRITNGIFRGLDLGKEIEIADGLALGDTLILEKGREAIGFAIYHTPGVSEAPQGSLYVKFLAIDPKHRKPEHLHALLGALEDLAHEAGLQRVVAGVYTYYWTAYQTLLERGYQMDLIMVRMKRGKQIDDEDPNDLVLDDWR, from the coding sequence GTGGACCGGCCCGGCCTCGATACCCAGGGGCGCTCCCCCCTCATCAAGATCCGCCGCGTGCGCAAGGGAGACCTCTCCAAGGTCCGCGACGTCGTCGAGCAGGCCTTCCTGGACTTCTACGAGCGGCAGATGGGCACGCGTCCGCGCCAGGTGTTCGGCGGCGCGCAGTACGTCCACCACCGCTGGCTCATGGAGCCGTGGGGGTGCTTCGTCGCCGAGGAAGGCGACGGGAAGATCGTCGGCGCCGCCGTCGCCGTCATGTGGGGTACCCTCGGCCTGGTCGGGCCCATCGCCGTCCTCCCCAACTACCAGAACCAGGACATCGGCCAGCAGCTCCTCACGGCCTGCCAGGGCTTCTTCGACGAGAACAAGGCTGTCATGCAGGGGCTGGCCACCTATCCGTACAGCCCGCGGCATCTCGTCCCCTACCAGAAGTTCGGCTACCGTCCGCGCGGGCTCGTGGTCATCACCGCGAAGCCGCTGGACCGCCCCGAGATCGTCCAGGCCACGCGCGCGACCAGGCCGGCGCTGAGCGTCCGACGCTACTCCACGCTCGAGGAGGCCAGGAAGAAGGCCGCGATCGTCAAGCTGCACCGGATCACCAACGGGATCTTCCGCGGCCTGGACCTCGGCAAGGAAATCGAGATCGCGGACGGCCTGGCGCTGGGCGACACCCTGATCCTCGAGAAGGGCCGTGAGGCGATCGGCTTCGCCATCTACCACACGCCCGGCGTCAGCGAGGCGCCGCAGGGGAGTCTCTACGTCAAGTTCCTCGCCATCGATCCCAAGCACCGGAAGCCGGAGCACCTGCACGCCCTGCTCGGAGCGCTCGAGGACCTGGCCCACGAGGCGGGGCTGCAGCGCGTCGTGGCGGGTGTCTACACCTACTACTGGACGGCCTATCAGACCCTGCTCGAGCGCGGCTACCAGATGGACCTCATCATGGTTCGCATGAAGCGGGGCAAGCAGATCGACGACGAGGATCCCAACGACTTGGTGCTCGACGACTGGCGCTAG
- a CDS encoding copper resistance protein CopC, with amino-acid sequence MASGSSRAAIQLRQVAALALTVTLSLPAAAPGHAIVLESSPAHDAVLSLPPDRIVLRFNSRLEQALSRVTIEEVGGRPVPLPVSSGAPGLPPGPDRLVIRLRPLPAGTYVARFKVLAADGHITEGALRFTVRAAR; translated from the coding sequence GTGGCCTCCGGCTCGTCCCGCGCGGCGATCCAGCTCCGGCAGGTGGCGGCGCTGGCGCTGACGGTCACGCTCTCCCTCCCGGCCGCCGCCCCCGGCCACGCGATCGTGCTGGAGTCGTCGCCCGCTCACGACGCCGTGCTCTCCCTGCCGCCGGACCGCATCGTGCTGCGCTTCAACAGCAGGCTCGAGCAGGCACTCAGCCGCGTGACGATCGAGGAGGTCGGGGGGCGCCCCGTGCCGCTGCCGGTGTCATCCGGCGCTCCTGGCCTGCCGCCCGGCCCGGACCGGCTCGTCATCCGGCTGCGCCCGCTCCCCGCCGGCACCTACGTGGCGCGGTTCAAGGTGCTCGCCGCCGACGGCCACATCACCGAGGGCGCGCTCCGGTTCACGGTCAGGGCGGCGCGGTAG